The window CCTTTCAGCAAGGGGAGGCATATCTACACTTTTCGCAATCTATGCGTGGAGGATAAGAAGCTTGAGCTTTCTGATGGAGCAATAAAAATTTTCTTAAATGCTAAGGGTACGCTGAATGATGTGGATGAAGGAGTCAAAGCGTTTCTCGATTATGTGAACGGTATCGTATGCGACAATCCTCTTGTAAAGGAAATTGACGAGGAAATTCGGCGAATCAAGAAAGAGAACGAAGAGAGGGTGAGTTACATGACTTTCGCGATGAAAATGATGGAGGAAAGGAAAGAGGGTTTCAGGGAAGGGGAACGTCAGGGTCTTGCCAAGGGCAAGGCTGAAGGAAAAGCCGAAGGAAAAGCCGAAGGAAAAGCCGAAGGGATGGCGCTTTCTATTCGCAGCATGATGGAGAAATTGAACTTTTCCATGGAAAAGGCGATGGATATTTTGCAGATTCCTGCGGCGGAACGTGCCAAATACGCAGCGCTCGTCAAAGGATGAGTTGTCCTCCAGCTTGCAGTGATGAAGTCTTGTCAAAGCACGAAATTTCCATTATAATAAGGCAGAGCTAGCAAAAACGAAAATGAACGGCAGGTGACGCAGCGATAGCTCGTTGTCTGCCTTTTCTTGTCAGCCAAGGGAAGGATGGGACGTTCGGGTTGGAAGGAAAGCTGAAGTTATACGGGTTCAATAATCTGACGAAGTCTTTGAGCTTTAATATCTACGATA of the Selenomonas sputigena genome contains:
- a CDS encoding Rpn family recombination-promoting nuclease/putative transposase — translated: MYRIKPWEDLTIQDDYMFKLIMGVKRICLNLLQGILRVEIKDIHYLETEKSMGARYQGKGVRMDVYVRDDANTVYNIEMQVRMLEGESLFKRTRYYQSMIDADLLAAGADYDDLNKTVIIFICPFDPFSKGRHIYTFRNLCVEDKKLELSDGAIKIFLNAKGTLNDVDEGVKAFLDYVNGIVCDNPLVKEIDEEIRRIKKENEERVSYMTFAMKMMEERKEGFREGERQGLAKGKAEGKAEGKAEGKAEGMALSIRSMMEKLNFSMEKAMDILQIPAAERAKYAALVKG